A window of the Callospermophilus lateralis isolate mCalLat2 chromosome 7, mCalLat2.hap1, whole genome shotgun sequence genome harbors these coding sequences:
- the Tmem35b gene encoding transmembrane protein 35B: MALVLAALRVLLGGFFALTGAAKLSQISAPVSQQMKALFVQFAEVFPLKLFGYQPDPVNYQTAVGWLELLAGLLLVVGPPMLQDISNFLLTLLMMVAIFTLVSLKESLSTSIPAIVCLGLLLLLDVCQFLAQTKKMVTHSRKKTPSAFKEPWT, encoded by the exons ATGGCGCTCGTGCTCGCCGCCCTGCGCGTCCTGCTGGGCGGTTTCTTTGCGCTCACGGGGGCGGCCAAGCTCTCGCAGATCTCGGCTCCCGTGTCGCAGCAGATG AAAGCCCTGTTCGTGCAGTTTGCTGAGGTGTTCCCGTTGAAGTTGTTCGGCTACCAGCCAGATCCTGTGAACTACCAAACAGCTGTTGGCTGGCTAGAGCTGCTGGCTGGGTTGCTGTTGGTCGTGGGCCCACCGATGCTACAAGATATCAGTAACTTCCTCTTGACCCTCCTCATGATGG TGGCTATCTTCACTTTGGTATCTCTGAAAGAGTCACTGAGCACCTCCATCCCAGCCATTGTCTGCTTGGGGCTCCTGCTGCTGCTGGACGTCTGCCAGTTCTTAGCCCAAACTAAGAAGATGGTCACACACTCTAGGAAGAAGACTCCAAGTGCATTCAAGGAACCCTGGACATAG